From Phaenicophaeus curvirostris isolate KB17595 chromosome 2, BPBGC_Pcur_1.0, whole genome shotgun sequence:
tgcatttaactttcaaaaaatgctATTAGTGAGATGAAACTTAATTCTATTTTggtttaaatcaaaatattccactttttgtgatagtaactacttcttgtatcattACGAACTTCAAAACAATCAAAACTCTTGCcactttggagccagctctgcctgaccttgccctagaggtggggaaaggctgcaaggaAAGGTGATGAGAAGCAGGCACAGATCACACCGCACACAAGgcgttatcatctccaaaggaTGGACAGTGCCCGGGAAAACACCGTCTTAAAGAAAACACgacttccaaaaagaaaaaaataaaagcaattactCAGACGAAACTCAGTCCTACttcagcttaaagaaaaaaatatcccacaGCTCCATGTGCGGTAGGGACAGCCctgcccacccccccccccccttacgttccccctccccccccgccccgtcccgcGCAGGGCACGCGCCCCCGCACCCACCGAGCGCtgcgggggggaggggggccgCGCTCCCCGCGCCCCCGTCACCTAGCAACCGCCGACGCCTCGCCACGCGCGCAGGCGCGGCAGCCACGCGCTTCCTCCTCCGCGTCTCCGCGttccgcccccccccctccccgcccccttcctcccttcccggAGCCGGCACCTCCTCCCGCGCGCATGCGCAAGCGCCCGCGCTCGCTCCGCGGCGCCGCGCCCTGCGCGTGCGCGGAACGAAACGCCCGCGCTGCCCGCATCCCCCGAGGGCGCGTGCGCGAAGGAGGCGGGGGAGGGGAGATGGCGCCCGTCGCCCCCTAGCGGCTCTCGGGGTCGCCGCTCTGCGGTCTCAATGAATGGGGCCGCCGCTGCGCCAATAGCGTCCGGGGGCGAGGCTCCGGTGCCCCGAGGCacgctgggagttgtagttctCACCTAGCCcagggcggcgggggcggcggggaccgAGACTACAGTTCCCAGGCGCCCGCGCAGCCCCGGCGCCCCTCCCCCCTCCCGTCGGCACCCCgctccgcgccgccgccgcgccaCTCGCGCCGTAGAGGTGACCCCGAGGCTGAGGCCCCCGCCGCTCCGCGCCGCCATGGTCGGTACCGCGCCCCCTGAAGCGGTGGGACGGGGTTTGGGTGGGGGGTTCCCGCCTCGCTGCGCCGAGGCGGGGGGTGAGGTGAAGGTGCGCTGAGAGGGAAGGGGCCCCGGCCGCCTCAGCGCCCCGCGCCGCGCCGGGGTGACCCCGCGGGCCCTTCGAGGCGGCGGGAGCGCCCGGCCCTGAGCCCCGCGGGGCTCGGAGGGAGGCGCCCGAGCGGTGTTGCCCTCGCTCGTTGCATCCCTGCTGCTTGTCAGGAACGCAGCTGCTTGTGTAGGCTCTCCGGGCTCTAGAGGAGCCCTGGTTCTTTACACCGGTGACCGCAGCGCTGTGCTTCTCTGTGCCAGATCTAGAGATGGGTGGGCACGCACAAAAACTTGCATAGCGACCTCGCTTTCCTTTATAATCATGAAAAATCACACCgagctattaaaatattttgatgcttCGCTATAGAAAAGATGCTTGCGTGCTCTGAAACATGGCTTATTATTTCAGCTGTATgccaaaaaatactgaaatctgTAAAACTCACCTATCCTAATTCTCCACTCTTATTTCCACTCAAAACACAGATTCTCAAAAGTGACCTTAAGGTGCAAGTTTTAATCTGTACGTGCATTTTTGAAACATGTAACTGCCACGAATTTACTGGTCTCCAGGAGAACTGCTAATTGAAGCTTAATTTAATGCCCAGACTTTTTAGAATGTCACCGGTTTTTTATCTAACTGTTCTAATTATGTATTTGGTGTTGGGCAAAGGGTTTATGTTTCTTAAACAAAATGTGTGTTTATTGATGCAACTGCTGagctgaaagaaatggaaaaagtttTTAAGGGCACCTGCCTCAAGGTCATTTCTTTAGGAAAGAATTCCTTTGGAATTCAGCCTGTGAACCATAGTACTGCTGAGGTCACAAAAGTGCACGACTATCTTGGTGATACTTTCTACCATGTTTTTGAATACATTTACTGTCATTGTGTCTCTGCTTTAAAGAGGGGAGAGCAAAAGGAAAGTGTGTTAGGCAAACCGTAGACTTTTGAAGAGATAAAATCAAATGCTTAGATCATTCTTGTCAAGCTAAATAAGATGCCTTAGTTGGCTTTTAATATTCAGGAATGATGTTAAGCTGGTATTTTGTAGACAGTTAAGCTTGTTTATTGAGGTCTTTTTTATAATGGTAATTAGTTGATAGATGGCAAAGTCCATCAGTTATGTAGAAAGGACAGAGATTTTCTTATTGCTACGTTTGCTAGCTTGTGGATTATTTAATATTAGTCTTTTACTTACCTTTGTAACCTGAATCAGTTTTGCAATGTAGTGCTACTTTCTTGTGTGGTGCTAATATCAGCAGTAATCAGAGAGGTAATCTAGGCACAAAGGTAGTTTTGGCAGCTCTTTGTGTGGTATTGAAAGCTTTACTTTTATTTGTGGAATCTTAGGAGAGGGAGAAACCCTACATATCTGCTGAATTAATTAGTTGGAGAAGGGTGTCTGAGGATGCAATgttcagagttttttttttcctttttatcatAACCTTTACTATGCTTTCATTTTCCTAAAACTTTTTGACTATATATTGGCTGTATGTGAAGTTGGGAAGGCTTTGAAACTAAATAGTTCAGTTAGATGTTTTATTTGTCTTGTCTAGTTCTTGTATACCTGGGAGTGCATAAAGGTCACCTCTGAGTTACCATAGCGTGAAAATATTCTTAACTCAAGCCCAGTGCTTGAGCTAAATCATGGATTAAAATGCCTGAGCGTAAACGCGTGGAGCCTACAACTTCCTTTGGGAAGCGATTTCAATCTTCCAGTCTGGAAGTCCACCCAAAGCCAATTTCTCTAAACATCCAACCTCCAAAAGTAGTCTCAGCTGCTCAATGATACTGATTTTTATATGCGATGTTAGTTTTCCAGGGAGCGTTAcctagatttttttaagaagcacaACATAATCTGACTTGTTAATCTAGCTTCTAGAATCAAAAGAGAGCATGACATTTTCTTTGATGCTAATTGCTTACAGTTGATGCCAGAGGAAAAGGGTTTGGGGAAAGCTTGTGTATGAATCCAATGTACTGAAGGTGTGGAGAGGAAAAACCAAGCAAGTAGTACTCCtcactttgttttaatttatgttttttcctccctcctccaacCCTAAATGAGGGGAGAACAGGAAGGATGGTAGTAAGCAAGCATAACTATTTTGAGAGGGCAGAGCTGAGTCATAATTGTAGGGTTTGTTTTTAACAAGGCTAAATGTTAAGTCTGCCTCACTAAAACATAAAATAGTCCTACCTCTCACCTTTTTATCTTCCACCACTCCCCTCTTATGTTATTGTGCTAAACATTCACTGTAATGCTAGCAGATAGATTGACATTTTTCTATGTTTAAATCAGATTAGCATATAAAGTGCATATAGTGGAAAAAATTTCTTGTTGACTTTCTCCCTTCTGTGACACTACCTTAGATTTGGTCATAAGTGGCAAAGGAGAAAGAGCTTAACTTCTGGAAATCTTTGCTCCATTTACTGGGAATTCAGAAATCAATTCACAATTGGTTTCAGATAGCATTTCattcaaagaaaatgtattctgtTATCTGAGAGAGTTCTGGAGTAGCATGCTTAGCACGGGATCATGTTTTATATGCTGCTGATATGGGATTTTGCCAGGCCAAGGTTTTGCAGCGCAGTTATTTTCCAGTACTTATTTTCCTAATTAATACGATTAGCTGCCTTGAAAGGGTGTTAATTGCTCCATTTGCCTTAATAAAATTCAGATTCTTCTTCAAAACATGCTGAGAGGGTGGCTTTAGAATCTGATACGCATCTTAATCTGTGCTGCCTGTAATCATACAGACATTATGGTACAATTGGAGGGTTTAACCACCCTACTTGAGTGCAGCGTACCAAACTAGCTTTGAGTTTTAAACCAGCAAGAATTGATTTTCTGCTATGACAAGGTTTGAGGGATGAGACTCGGTGTAGGaatcttgcaaaagaaaaataatgcagttCAACACCATAACCAGTAGCAATTTaaccaaatatttaaagaatcaTTCCCAAAATGAAGGCAGAATGATGTTGAGGTATGAATCTGCATGTTCAGTAGTTTAACTTCATTGCTTAGGCTCTCATTTTATCTAGTATGTGGTAAATTTGGGTAGGTGGCCTCATTTTTATAGTTATCTAATGCTAGCTTGATGCAGCTGTGCTTGGCTGCTCACTTCTGCAGAGATAATACACTGAAATCCCCAAATGGTTTTTCTATAAATATGGATGATAGGAATgttggttggaaaggatctctaGAGGTCATCCAGTCTGACTTCTTTCTTGCTCTGACTCTGAAGGTTGTTTAGTCCAGCCTTATAGCATGGCTTTTGCTGCTACTAAATTGGGTCGTACATGTTTTTCATCTGggtcaaaaaaaatcaagaatttttctcttaatttgtAGCTGTTGCCCCATGTGCTGCCATCTGCCACTGCTGAGAGGTGTTTGGCAGCATTATTTTTGTAACCTTTCTCAAAGTAGTGGGTAGGCTGCTGTTAGATCATCCCTTGTCCTCTACCTTTCCAGACTACACCCCGCTCTCTCAGCCTCATCTTATAGATCATGAACCCTTAGCCCAAACCAGCTGAGTAATGCTTGCCTGGGCCCTCTTTAGTTTTTCAACATCCCTCTAAAACTCAGGGTCCCCAAACTGGACTCAGTATTTCAGTTGTAATCACCAACGCTAAGCGAAATGCGTGCCTTTGCTCTGTGAGCTACGCTTCTCTACGCTGACATGGCCCAGTATGCGATTAAATCACTTCAGACATAATTGAATGTGGAAGATGTTTTGTCCATGATTCAAATGATCatcttttaattatttgaaaaagtGGGCTTGAAATTCTGGCAAGCTGGTTGGTGTGTGCTTGTTCCTGTCCTAGCATAGTCTGCCCCAGCCCTATTGCATCTAGGGAAAAAAGGAGATACAAAAAACAGGCTTACAAAATATTGGGTTATGAATGTCCTTTGGcatgttttcccttttcaatATTAAATAACCTCTGGTGCTCTCTGAGGCCTGGTTCTGCTTAACAAAATGGACTTTTGCTATAAGGTaagccatttttttcttatttgcaaTATAGAAATGTGTTGTCAGTCTTCTCCCAGTCTTTTGGAGTTTTGGGTCAGTTTGACAGTGTACACTTGTATTATGGATATTAGAGTCTGTATTTGTCTGtaatatagcttttttttttcctgtgtatttgGTTAATTGCTGTATAACAGTTCAGTGAGGCAGTAGTTCTAAGTCTTCTGTGTTCCTTTGTTTCTGGCATTCAGTAGGTCTTCAGATGCAAGTAAGTGTTCAAAATGCTTAGTGGAAACAGCCCTCAAAATTGAAAGAATCTGAAAGCTGGTGAAGTGTGGCAGCTTTTAAAACTTGTGTCTGTTTGATGTGCTAGTGGGGTAGATGATATAACAGCTCAAGCTGAAAAGATAGCATTATTAAAAGGATAAACTGTTATTCCTGGCATTTTGGAAACTTTTTCAGGAACAGTTCTTGGGAATGTTTTTGAATGTGGTTGTTTCTGGAAAAGCAAGTAGAGAAATTGCTGGTGGTTGTAGGAGGACAGAAGTGTCACCCCAGGAGCTGACACTGATCCACATACAGGCATATGCTTTCATCCAGGTTAAATAATCATAACCTTATTCCTGTAATAACTTAATTTTCCCTGCTCTCAAATGGTGTGAGCCTGTGCTGTGTAGCTGTGGGTAAGTTTCTATAACTTTCTTGCAGGGTGAACCAGTTAGAGTCCTGGTGactggagctgctgggcagaTTGCTTACTCGCTGCTTTACAGCATTGCCAAGGGAGATGTCTTTGGCAAAGATCAGGTAACTCTTAAACTGAATTTTCACTTGTTTGCTGTGCAGTAATGAATAAGCTAGTGTCAGAACTACAGTCTGAGACTTATTTTCTTGTAGATACTCAGAATGTTTTACCAATATGCAAATAATTCTTTAAGTAATGAAAATGTAATCCTGCCCTATTATGCAAGCTTTCATTTGGTCATGCTgaagtttttcagttttctgtataTGGATTTTAAGTCTTGCACAAGATAGGAGTTTCTAGGAGGTAATAAGgcaattaattttcaaaacagattACATGCAACTTGCACTaaaccatttctttctttgcagcCTCTTATTCTTGTGCTGCTGGATATCACCCCCATGATGTCTGTATTGGAAGGTGTAGTGATGGAGCTGCAGGACTGTGCTCTACCGCTGCTGAGAGGTGgccaaaagaaatatttcttatccCTACAAGATGTTCTAATACAACTGTCGTGTTTATGAGTTCCTGTAGCTGGTAGGaagtaaagcagaagaaaatattagatGATCCTTTCTTTGGTTAATGTTTTGTGGAAGATAATTTAACTTAGGTTGTAAGGAAGAATGTAATCAAATGAGTTTTGAGTAAAGAATTGACTATGCAGATACCTGTATTTAGGTTTATATCATCTAATTCTGGGTTTTCAGCATCTGCAACACGTTGTCAGATGATTGTGCATTTATGCATTGTATTCTGCCCTTGTGGTAAAGTAGTAATGAATCTTTAGATATGCTTCTGTGCCTTtactaagtaaaaaaaaacctagtcTTCAGAAATATCTTATGCATAAAGATGCACTTTGAAAATTACTCAGCAAGTTCTGATAAATAAACAAGCAGAATAAATGGAGCCAGTCAGTGTTACTGTAAAATGTGATGTGTACTTAAAAAATGTGCAGCTACCAGCTTTTGTACAAATCAAACATTCTTCAGTTTGAATTgttaaaaagagaggaaaacatttttgttaataCTTGCctctaaggattttttttttgtaacagtgAAGAACAGCATATATAcatgcatgcatatatatacatgGGTATATGTGTACATaggtgtatatatacacatagaTATGTGTTTGGAAAGAGACACATGAAAAGTATATTTTGACATAAATCTCTCCGGTGTTTTCAGAATTTACATCTAAAgcttttgttaaatatttgtatataaataCTTCCTAGTAAACAGTTTCTAATCTGTAGAGTTGGAGCCAACTGACTAGAAGGGGAAGGTGCTGGTGTTGGATTAGATTATATGCTGTTTATGAAATAAAGCATATTCCTGTTAACACTTTGCCATAACTGTTTATCttactcagattttttttttcccccgtttCCTTTTTTTAGAGGTCATTCCAACAGACAAGGAGGAAGTTGCATTCAAAGACCTTGACATAGCAATTCTGGTTGGCTCCATGCCAAGGAGAGAGGGCATGGAGAGAAAGGATTTACTCAAAGCAAATGTGACAATTTTCAAGTCTCAGGGTGCAGCTTTGGACAAGTATGCGAAAAAGACTGTCAAGGTGAATATagaaactgaatttaaaaagatAACTCTGAGTTATGTAGAGATCTAAAAACATTTTAGAGTGATATTGCATAAGCAGGAGCCTATTCAGTGCAGGCATTCCTTTCCTGCTGGTTACCAgcaattcttaaaaaaaaaaaaaaaaacatatgaaGATAAAAAGCAGTCTTCTTTTTATCTCTCTTCTCTGGAAGAACTAAGTTATCTACATGCAGCTGCCTACTTCTTATCCATCTGTGGCTTTAACATAATAACCCTTAAGTTTGGTATCAATATAGACTTACAATTGCAcaaaaaatctgctttatttaGATTGTTTGGATCATGGTCTTTGGAGCACTGGGAGCTTTTAATTGTTCTCTCTCAGATTCCTTCAGCACAGTTAATGGGATCATGTGGCTGCTCTCCTACTGCTCTTAATCTCAGGCCCAGACTCCAACTGTGCTTTGTAACTGACTTTTTAATGTCTACTTCCTCTGCTGATGAACTTCCTACTGCTTCTAAAGACTTGTTTGCTTCTTGATACAGTTGGAATAAAAACTATCAATAACTATTGCAGAGTAATGGAAAATTTACtgaatttgctttcaaaagagGAAATACAAAGGGAGGTTTGTAGATCAGCTTGTGTGATTGAGAGTATATGGAGCTTGACGTTAATCATTTGAGGCATATTAGTAGATTAAGGATGAATAAAAATTAGTTTTCCATAGTAATAAATTGATCTAAATTCAGGCAATGTTTTACTTCTAGCTGCCTATGAACACTGAGATAAGCAACTGTTCTGGTTTTCTTAATTATAAAGCAATTATATAAAGCAGCAGCAACCAGTCCAGGAACCATTTAAAAGGTGATAGTGGGCTGGCTGGTGTGTTTGTATCGTGCTTTCTCTGTATCTAGTGGCATGGGGTTTGAAGCCAGGCTGTGGGTCAGTGTACAGATCTCCCTAGAAGTTCTCTCTTTCACATTTGAATGTCAAATTATAAAGAAGATACCtagttagaaaatatttttctctgtgcagTTATAAAAGACTTGATGACTACAAGCAACACACATTCATAAGAAAACTTAACTTTTTAGTAGTTTCTTTTAAGGCAAAACCATGTATTTCACTTGGACAtctgttttgcagaaataacttcttcatctttctgcatttccttttcctttctttgtttttaggTTGTGGTAGTTGGTAATCCAGCAAATACTAACTGCCTGATTGCATCAAAGTCAGCTCCTTCGATACCAAAGGAAAACTTCAGCTGCTTAACTCGTTTGGATCACAACAGGGCTAAATCTCAGGTAAGAAGGGCCTATTCAAACTAGAATGCTTTCTCTTGTCTCTGCTAAACACAGAGCAACACTTTCTAGTAAGAAGCCTGTGAATTAAGACGCTGTGAAGTTAATACTATGGACATCTCTAATTTCCAATTAGATTGCTCTGAAACTTGGTGTGACTTCTAATGATGTGAAGAATGTTATCATCTGGGGCAACCACTCCTCCACTCAATATCCAGATGTTAATCATGCGAAGGTAAatgtgaaaggaaaggaaattggAGTCTATGAAGCTATAAAAGATGACAGCTGGCTGAAGGGAGACTTTATCCTGGTAAGACCTTGGGGCTTTTTTAAATAGTTGTTCTGtgcttttgctttctccttgCCTCATATTTATGTAGTTTACAACTTCATGACTGGCTGTGTGAAGCAGCTCTTCCTGTCTCACTAGGATAAGTCATGTTTGGATACTTTGTCTCTATCAGTAACTGGCTCTTGAAAAATTTAAGGCTGTATTGGTTTAGTCTTGGCTGGCAAAATTAAGAGGCATGTGGAGCTTAGCCAGTAAGAAAGAATCACACAGCCGCTTGCTCACTCTTTCCCCTCCCagaaggagcagaaaggagaattggaaaaaaaaaaaggtaacacTTGTAAACTGggattaaaaaataacagagtggtagaggaggagaaaacataacaataataataacaaagaatatacaaaacagTTAATACACAATACAAAATGCTCACCACCACCTGGGAAATGATGACTTCATACAGTACAAATTATTGGCTATTCTCACCCAAAATCAAATGACCTTGAGGTACAAATCAGAATTCCCCATCCTTTTGTATCAACCACCAAGTGCACCCAGGACCTTGAGCAAAAGCAATCTCGTGGATGGGTTTGCCCTTGCCTGAGGTAGGATTAACCCAGACTGTTTTCCCAAACAGATTCTTTATATATATTATGGGAACTTTATCCCCCTCTACAGTAAATGAGAGTTTTGCCTGGTCAGGGGCAGCTCAATTGGTAGATCCCTTATTGTTAACTAACCAGGTGGCTTTTGCTAAATGTGTATCCCGATGTTTAAAGGACACACTACCCATCGCTCTCAGTGTAGTTTTTCACAGTTCATTGTCTTTGATTTTCACGGAGGCTGCTGCTTGATAGACAATGTGATACACCCTCTCAGTGCCATGCTCTTTGGCCCAGGTATCTACGAGGCTGTTTCAGAACAGTCTGAAATACGAATTGTCTGGTAGGGCTGCGTTTCCACCTCTGAGGCAGTTGATTCCAGATGTACTGGTACACCCCTCCACGTGCAAGCAAACTGTGGCCTGCACTCTGATgccaaaggaataaagaaaagtgCTCCTCTTGTATCCTGGGCATGATTTCATGGTATCAAATATCCCTTTGGCCACTTTGAGTCAGGTGCTCCAGctgtgtcccttcccagcttcttgtgaGAATTAACCCTTTCCCAACTGGAACCAGGGCCAAGGCATTAAGGAACTTAAGTAAATACTACTAGAAAGAGGCATTTGGAGTGCTGAAATGATTCAACAAAAATTTTCGTCATAGCGTAGGTACAATTCAGCTGGCACACGAGCAGGTCACTATGGTGGCTTTTTTGAGCAGCTTTGTACATGAAGTAGGATGATCTGTTTTCTGCTCCCCACCCACCCCAAAAAGCCCAGCAGCCCTCCCCCTGCACATGCAGGTACATCcatgcacacgcacacactTACCAAATCTGAATTTGTAGCCtcaacagcagcatttctgaaatgtaatctgaaaaatttagaaaatgtgTGCGAATGTTTTAATAAATGGTAGTAATAAACAAGTAATGTAggataggaaaataaaataatggtaATAATTGATCAAGAGCACAGGCTGTCTACATGCAATATCAAGTGAAGCAGGAATACTGAAACCTGTGATGAATGTGCCTCCATGTAGCTGTACTTTGCTCGGTAATTGGTAATGCAACATTACTGGCATACTGACAGCCGAGGCACCTTTAGTTTGGGACCAAGGATGTGTTTTGTCATAGAACTGTGCTCTGTCATGTATTAGTTTTGGATATGACTTATTCCAGTTCTTGGTTGTTGCTACAGAATAAATAAACGTATGCTGGCAACTGCAGTTCATGAGCCAGAGTGTAAGCAgaaatttgcccttgtccttgaTCCTGCAATATCTAATGTGATTGAGG
This genomic window contains:
- the MDH1 gene encoding malate dehydrogenase, cytoplasmic, translated to MGEPVRVLVTGAAGQIAYSLLYSIAKGDVFGKDQPLILVLLDITPMMSVLEGVVMELQDCALPLLREVIPTDKEEVAFKDLDIAILVGSMPRREGMERKDLLKANVTIFKSQGAALDKYAKKTVKVVVVGNPANTNCLIASKSAPSIPKENFSCLTRLDHNRAKSQIALKLGVTSNDVKNVIIWGNHSSTQYPDVNHAKVNVKGKEIGVYEAIKDDSWLKGDFILTVQQRGAAVIKARKLSSAMSAAKAICDHVRDIWFGTPPGEFVSMGVISDGNSYGVPEDLLYSFPVVIKDKTWKFVEGLPINDFSREKMDLTAKELTEEKETAVEFLSSA